A stretch of DNA from Pasteurellaceae bacterium RH1A:
AGGGTGGTGAATTGGGCTTGTTCTTCATCTAAATCGTAGTTTAAATCAGCCTGATATTGGGCCTCATAGAGTCTTAATGTCAGCATAGGGTCTCCTTTTTTGGTCTATTTTCTCATATTTTCCCAACAAAAACGCCAACCTTGTTGTAAAATAGGCCCACGTCTTATTTTCAAAGGAATTATTATGAGCAAACCGATTGTATTTAGTGGCGTGCAGCCATCGGGCGAATTGACCTTGGGCAACTACCTGGGTGCCCTGCGCCAGTGGGCCAAGATGCAGGACGATTACGACTGCCTTTACTGCATTGTCGATCTCCACGCCATCACCGTGCGTCAAGACCCTGAAGCCCTGCGTAAGGCCAGCCTAGATGTGCTGGCCCTCTACTTGGCCTGCGGGATTGACCCCAACAAAAGCACCATCTTCATCCAATCCCATGTACCTGAACACACTCAACTGGCCTGGGTGCTCAACTGCTACACCTACTTCGGCGAAATGGGCCGCATGACCCAGTTTAAGGATAAGTCTGCCCGTTATGAAGAAAACGTAAACGTGGGCCTTTTCACCTACCCAGTCTTGATGGCGGCCGATATTCTGCTCTACCAGGCCAACCAAGTGCCAGTGGGCGATGACCAAAAACAGCACCTTGAAATCACCCGTGATATTGCCAACCGCTTCAACGCCCTCTACGGCCAAAAAGATGCGGATGGCAATGTGGTCTCACCGATTTTCGCTGTACCTGA
This window harbors:
- a CDS encoding tryptophan--tRNA ligase encodes the protein MSKPIVFSGVQPSGELTLGNYLGALRQWAKMQDDYDCLYCIVDLHAITVRQDPEALRKASLDVLALYLACGIDPNKSTIFIQSHVPEHTQLAWVLNCYTYFGEMGRMTQFKDKSARYEENVNVGLFTYPVLMAADILLYQANQVPVGDDQKQHLEITRDIANRFNALYGQKDADGNVVSPIFAVPEVFIAKTGARVMSLLEPTKKMSKSDDNRNNVIGLLEDPKSVAKKIKRAMTDGDEPPVVKYDVQNKAGVSNLLDILASVTGKSIAELEAEFEGKMYGHLKTAVADEVSALLTQLQERYHHYRNNEALLEQIFRDGAAKARAKAQETLKAVYQAVGFVA